The following proteins are co-located in the Apium graveolens cultivar Ventura chromosome 5, ASM990537v1, whole genome shotgun sequence genome:
- the LOC141660083 gene encoding uncharacterized protein LOC141660083 — protein MDGFRSAIKECGLTELDLVGGEFTWERSKGSPRWVRERLDRAFANGSWWRKFPLYKLTVTHTISSDHDPIILEHVNVNVTYSRKQFRFKFENTWINEPNFKKEVAEYWKSIPPMHMLPKLLSVSSFMEKWGRIFFTSLEIKVDDDGIKQYFAEKSKLDEILYHEELYWRQRAKAFWLTEGDTNSKFFHSAATKRKKLNTINHLVDEEETRVDNQDVMAQMAVDYFQNIFAGDTNVEMHEEEIDGRVISNEQNDRLVS, from the exons ATGGATGGATTTAGGTCGGCTATAAAGGAGTGCGGTCTCACAGAGCTTGATCTTGTAGGTGGAGAATTTACGTGGGAAAGAAGCAAAGGAAGTCCAAGGTGGGTTCGGGAAAGGCTGGACAGAGCTTTTGCAAATGGATCATGGTGGAGAAAATTTCCTTTATATAAGTTAACTGTTACTCACACAATTTCATCTGATCATGATCCAATTATTCTTGAGCATGTGAATGTTAATGTTACTTACTCAAGGAAACAGTTCagatttaaatttgaaaatacaTGGATAAATGAGCCTAATTTCAAAAAAGAGGTTGCAGAGTATTGGAAGTCCATTCCTCCGATGCATATGCTCCCTAAATTATTGTCGGTGTCTTCGTTTATGGAAAAATGGGGACGAATTTTTTTCACAAGTTTAGAGATAAA AGTGGATGATGATGGCATAAAACAATACTTTGCAGAAAAAAGTAAATTAGATGAGATTCTGTATCATGAGGAGTTATATTGGCGCCAAAGAGCAAAGGCTTTTTGGCTTACAGAGGGAGACACAAATTCTAAATTTTTTCACTCAGCAGCAACAAAGAGGAAAAAGCTGAATACTATAAATCACTTGGTTGATGAGGAAGAAACCAGAGTGGACAATCAGGATGTTATGGCCCAAATGGCGGTGGACTATTTTCAAAACATCTTTGCTGGAGATACAAATGTGGAGATGCATGAAGAGGAAATTGATGGGCGAGTGATATCGAATGAGCAGAATGACAGATTAGTATCATAG
- the LOC141724041 gene encoding protein trichome birefringence-like 25, producing the protein MHPMAFDSSNTTPNSLEKYENMFVKCVVGFLFLGVLYRFYFFTPFPPVLDSDTDFLRNSTVQGSETSHLPGVYSHARCNIFVGEWVPDSTAPFYTNKTCQSIEEHQNCMENGRPESGYVYWRWTPRDCALPRFDPVKFLRMMRNKSMAFIGDSISRNHVQSLLCILTQVEKPNSIYHDKEYRSRTWYFPLSGFTLSVVWSPFLLKSAIFENKEGVASDIPRLHFDKLDPAWVDRYKEFDYIEIGAGKWFFKTALFYKNDTIVGCHNCPQKNLTKFDFTYAYRKAIQSVLKFITSSEHKAYAFFRTSTPDHFENGEWNTGGYCNRTVPFKEGEVELIDLDLAMRKIELEEFAKAAASDKSSVLRLFDTTHLSLLRPDGHPGPYRRPHPFSGKDKSKKVQLDCLHWCLPGPIDTWNALMMHMLLHE; encoded by the exons ATGCATCCCATGGCGTTTGATTCTTCAAACACCACACCTAATTCGCTTGAGAAATACGAAAACATGTTTGTTAAATGTGTTGTTGGTTTTCTTTTTCTAGGTGTTCTTTATCGCTTCTATTTCTTTACTCCATTTCCCCCTGTTTTGGACTCTGACACTGACTTTCTTCGGAATTCTACGGTCCAGGGATCAGAAACTAGTCATCTTCCGGGGGTTTATAGCCACG CTAGATGCAACATTTTTGTCGGAGAATGGGTGCCAGATTCTACTGCTCCATTTTACACTAACAAGACTTGTCAGTCCATTGAAGAACATCAAAATTGTATGGAGAATGGGAGGCCTGAGTCAGGCTATGTCTACTGGAGGTGGACTCCACGGGATTGTGCATTGCCTAGGTTCGATCCAGTGAAGTTTCTCAGGATGATGAGAAATAAGTCAATGGCCTTCATTGGTGATTCAATCTCGCGTAATCACGTCCAGTCATTGCTTTGCATTCTCACACAG GTGGAAAAACCTAATAGTATATATCACGACAAGGAATACAGATCCAGAACATGGTATTTTCCATTGTCTGGGTTCACCCTTTCGGTTGTCTGGTCCCCTTTCCTCTTAAAATCGGCTATATTTGAGAACAAGGAGGGAGTTGCATCAGATATACCAAGGCTTCATTTTGACAAACTTGACCCTGCATGGGTTGATAGGTATAAAGAGTTTGATTACATTGAGATTGGTGCTGGAAAGTGGTTTTTCAAAACTGCATTATTCTACAAGAACGACACTATTGTTGGATGCCACAACTGCCCTCAAAAGAATCTAACCAAATTCGATTTTACATATGCCTACCGGAAAGCAATACAATCAGTTCTAAAGTTCATTACCAGTTCAGAACACAAGGCTTATGCATTTTTTAGGACATCCACACCCGATCACTTTGAAAATGGTGAGTGGAACACCGGGGGTTATTGTAACAGAACTGTTCCATTTAAAGAAGGTGAGGTTGAATTAATTGACTTGGACCTCGCAATGCGCAAGATTGAGTTAGAAGAATTTGCAAAGGCAGCAGCATCTGATAAAAGTTCGGTTTTAAGACTGTTTGACACTACACACTTGTCACTGTTAAGACCTGACGGGCATCCAGGACCTTATAGAAGACCTCATCCTTTTTCAGGTAAAGATAAGAGTAAAAAGGTTCAGTTAGATTGTCTGCATTGGTGCTTGCCAGGCCCCATTGAtacttggaatgccttgatgatgCATATGCTGCTACATGAATGA